From the Helicobacter pylori genome, one window contains:
- the miaB gene encoding tRNA (N6-isopentenyl adenosine(37)-C2)-methylthiotransferase MiaB, whose product MKVYIETMGCAMNSRDSEHLLSELSKLDYKETNDPKMADLILINTCSVREKPERKLFSEIGQFAKIKKPNAKIGVCGCTASHMGADILKKAPSVSFVLGARNVSKISQVIHREKAVEVAIDYDESAYAFEFFEKKAQIRSLLNISIGCDKKCAYCIVPHTRGKEISIPMDLILKEAEKLANNGTKELMLLGQNVNNYGVRFSSEHAKVDFSDLLDKLSEIQGIERIRFTSPHPLHMNDEFLERFAQNPKVCKSIHMPLQSGSSAVLKMMRRGYSKEWFLNRVEKLKALVPEVGISTDIIVGFPNESDKDFEDTMEVLEKVHFDTLYSFIYSPRPFTEAGAWKERVPLEVSSLRLERLQNRHKEILEEKAKLEVGKTHVVLVENRREMDDQIVGFEGRSDTGKFIEVTCKEKRNPGELVKVEIISHSKGRLMATTKGN is encoded by the coding sequence TACTAAGCGAACTATCCAAATTGGATTACAAAGAGACTAACGACCCTAAAATGGCGGATTTGATTTTAATCAACACTTGTAGCGTGCGCGAAAAGCCTGAAAGGAAATTGTTTTCAGAAATCGGTCAATTCGCTAAGATCAAAAAACCCAACGCCAAAATTGGGGTTTGCGGGTGCACTGCAAGCCACATGGGAGCGGATATACTCAAAAAAGCCCCGAGCGTGAGCTTTGTGTTAGGGGCTAGGAATGTGTCTAAAATCTCTCAAGTGATCCATAGAGAAAAAGCGGTTGAAGTGGCGATTGATTATGATGAAAGCGCGTATGCGTTTGAATTTTTTGAAAAAAAGGCTCAAATCAGATCGTTACTAAACATTTCTATAGGTTGCGATAAGAAATGCGCTTATTGCATTGTCCCGCACACTAGGGGCAAAGAAATTTCTATCCCTATGGATTTGATTTTAAAAGAAGCCGAGAAATTAGCGAATAACGGCACTAAAGAGCTCATGCTTTTAGGGCAGAATGTGAATAATTACGGCGTTCGTTTCAGCAGCGAGCATGCGAAAGTGGATTTTAGCGATTTGTTGGATAAATTGAGCGAAATCCAAGGCATTGAAAGGATACGATTCACTTCGCCTCACCCCTTGCACATGAACGATGAATTTTTAGAACGCTTTGCCCAAAACCCTAAAGTGTGTAAGAGTATCCACATGCCCTTACAGAGCGGATCTAGCGCGGTGTTAAAGATGATGCGAAGAGGTTACAGCAAAGAGTGGTTTTTAAATAGGGTGGAGAAGCTAAAAGCCTTAGTGCCTGAAGTGGGCATCAGCACGGATATTATCGTAGGCTTTCCTAATGAGAGCGATAAGGATTTTGAAGACACGATGGAGGTGCTAGAAAAAGTGCACTTTGACACGCTTTATAGTTTCATTTACTCCCCACGCCCTTTTACTGAAGCGGGAGCTTGGAAAGAAAGAGTGCCATTAGAGGTTTCATCTTTAAGGTTAGAGAGACTGCAAAACAGGCACAAAGAAATTTTAGAGGAAAAAGCCAAATTGGAAGTGGGCAAAACGCATGTGGTGTTGGTGGAGAATAGGCGTGAAATGGATGATCAAATCGTGGGTTTTGAAGGGCGCAGCGATACGGGGAAATTCATTGAAGTAACTTGTAAAGAAAAAAGGAATCCGGGCGAGCTTGTAAAAGTGGAGATTATCTCTCATTCCAAAGGGCGCTTAATGGCAACCACTAAAGGCAACTAA